CAGTTGATGCAGGTAGTACTCCTCTCCGTACGAACTGTAGTATCCATCGACGCAGTCCATTATATTTCCATATCTCTCCTTATCAGTAGAGCTATAAATACTCATCCACGGTTTCAGGTCCCCAGATGACGAATCCGCTTCTAAGCCGAAGACTACATAGATCCGAGGAGAGATAAAGGTCTTGGAAGTATCGGTTAGCTGAAAGTTGAGAAAACCAGTGAACTTCTCGCTCCTGTCCGTGACAAATTCTTGACGCAGGGTATCCCATAGATCTGCTGGCTTCGCTGCGAAAGAAGCGAGCTTGAATCCAGGACAAATATTGAACTGCGACGCAATATTCATGTCGAGGCGGCTTGCCAAGTCAGTGGAACCAAATGGCGTGACATGTTTTCGAATAAAGATTTTGTGGCGTGGACCGGCCCATAATAGAGAATCTTGTGTTTCGAATAGTTCATAAGGTCGGCTACGGACAAAGCCATCAGCCGTCTTTGTAAGGTAAACTCCAATCTTCGACGCAATCCCATTGTCATCTGGTATTATGCACGCGAGGTTGAGGGCGTATTCCTTGTCCTTACTCTCGCCAAGAAATGTCTCCAGTCTAAGGCCTTTATTCGTCATGCTGTATTCGTGCCCGTATCTCATCGTTGAAGCGCGGCGGAGATTTCGACAGTGTGCGAACTCAGAGGGCGCTAGAGCGAGGATACCGCGATATCCTAGCGGCCGAAATATCCCTAGATATTTCCCTTCGTACAAACTGACTTTCCATGCAAAGATAGAGAGGTCAGTTGTTTCTTTGATGATTTCCTCTTGAAGTCTGCCAAAGGCTTTGGTCCCTTCTCCATAGAGCATCGGCATATTGACACCGAAGATCCCGAGCAGGCAGTATGCTAGATCCTCTACTCTTGTGATCTCTCGGTTTGCTGCCCACGACATGCGCTTCGCAACTGGTATGGTCTCCAAGATAGCGTTGTTTTCAAGAACTGCAATGTCGATACCGGTGATGCCTGAAATCCTGCCTTGTAAATCTGCTTTGGTCCCCCGGTAATTCCAAGCACTGTCATAAAATTCAAGATTCCGTGGAGCAATCAGTTCCTGCAGTGTCCATCCTCTAGTAAACCATCGACAAGACGACAAGCCAGAAAGCCGGTCATCCTGCTGACCGCGCTGAAGGTCCAAATCTTCGAGGTGAGCAAAGCAAACTTCTGACAGCTTGTACCAGTTGAAcatagagtttatagcttCCGCCAGCTCTGCGCTGCTCCTCTTGTCGACACAGCAAGTGTCGACCCATGCGTATGCGATTCCCCTCTCTTTGGCTAATCTGCAAGTGTGTATGATCTTGACATAgcctttctttcccttctcttgacccttcatcatgtcttcgaATGtgacttcatcttcacccCAGGTATGCGACAGAATTACATAGGGAGTTGATGATATGTTCTTGTCCTCCAGTGCAATTGTCGTTGTGTTGATAAGCCACATGATTGCCCTTGGAACAAGTTCGAAATATTCATAAAGCCACAGAACTTGATCCGTACCCTAAACTCGAGTTTCTTTCTTGGCAAATTTGCAAAGACAGCTTTGAATTAGGTTGACCTCGGAAGCGGGGTTGAATTCAGCTGACAGCTGCGGTATTTCAGGTCATCGGAAAATAGTCGGCATGGTGATGACCAAAGCACCAAGCCATGACTgcaccaacatcaagccgCTGTCACACAATTTCGACCAGCTATATGAGAAGTTTTGAGGGAACCCGACGGTTACATGCCAATAAGCTCAATGATGCAGGGTGGTATTGCTCAGCCCGGCAACTTATATGTAACAAACCACCATTGATCGGCCTAGCCTCATATCTTCTGTAGAGAAACGGAAAAAAGACAATCTTGCCGCCCAAAAACTCGTCCTGTAGCAGATACGAATCAATCTCAAGTTGATACTCAAAGACGGTGTAAGATTACCAAGCACCGTGGAGGATTACCGACAATGGCAATTCACAGCGATGTCTCTAGCCTCCAAACTTTGCCGCTTTCCAGGCTAGCGTAACCACAAATTCATCATAGCCGAGATCCCTTCATTGGCTCCGTTGAATTAATATGAGGTAACAAGATCGATTCTATGGGTCCGGAATTAGGAAGAAATTTCGGTGGAGAACCAAGCATGGACTAAAGATGAAGTGATAAAAAGCGTTCCCCAGAATCTCCATCTCTTGGCTGTTCACTTGGCATTTTCTAAAACTGCAAATATTATCAGCCAAGAGATCTTGCCAAGTAGTTTCACTTGGCGAAGCTATCAGAAAGTATGTTTGCTGAAACGGAGAGATCTGAGGTTGCGCGTAGCAATGAGTCGTCAGGTATGTTACATTTAGAGTGATGGTGAGAGGTGAAGTGCTGATGGAGACAGAACAACCGATAATTGTCCAGTGGAACGGCCCAAACGACCCTGGGAATCCCTATAACTGGTCCCGCAAGAAGAAATGGTTCGCCGTTGGTCTGGGACTCTTCGCGACGTTCATCTCTATGATGAACGGAACAATCATCACTACAGCGCACGAAGCAATTGGCGAGGACTTCAATGTCAGCGACAAGAACTTTCCGCACTCTTATTGGCCCGTGGCATCATGGGGATTGGGTGGTGCGTTGTTCTCATTGGTTTTGCTCCCGATCATGGAAGACTTTGGAATGAGACTTGTGTTTCTTGTGGTGTACACCGTCTTCCTCTGCTTTCTCATTCCTGTTGGAGTGGCGCCCAACTACGCGACTTTGATCATCACTCGCTTCTTCAGCGGAGGATGCTGCACTATTCTCGCGAATGCAGTAGCTGGCATCATCGGAAACGTCTTTGCTACTGATCGAGCTCGAACAATCCCAACTGGGTTGTATATCATGATCTACCTGAACGCCAGCAG
This DNA window, taken from Fusarium fujikuroi IMI 58289 draft genome, chromosome FFUJ_chr11, encodes the following:
- a CDS encoding related to beta transducin-like protein, encoding MWLINTTTIALEDKNISSTPYVILSHTWGEDEVTFEDMMKGQEKGKKGYVKIIHTCRLAKERGIAYAWVDTCCVDKRSSAELAEAINSMFNWYKLSEVCFAHLEDLDLQRGQQDDRLSGLSSCRWFTRGWTLQELIAPRNLEFYDSAWNYRGTKADLQGRISGITGIDIAVLENNAILETIPVAKRMSWAANREITRVEDLAYCLLGIFGVNMPMLYGEGTKAFGRLQEEIIKETTDLSIFAWKVSLYEGKYLGIFRPLGYRGILALAPSEFAHCRNLRRASTMRYGHEYSMTNKGLRLETFLGESKDKEYALNLACIIPDDNGIASKIGVYLTKTADGFVRSRPYELFETQDSLLWAGPRHKIFIRKHVTPFGSTDLASRLDMNIASQFNICPGFKLASFAAKPADLWDTLRQEFVTDRSEKFTGFLNFQLTDTSKTFISPRIYVVFGLEADSSSGDLKPWMSIYSSTDKERYGNIMDCVDGYYSSYGEEYYLHQLRDCVLTSGNILPQKVSLPSSDAAHRLRISLGALQRSPGKSHTITVNVSNMG